Proteins co-encoded in one Aspergillus luchuensis IFO 4308 DNA, chromosome 6, nearly complete sequence genomic window:
- a CDS encoding fungal specific transcription factor domain-containing protein (COG:S;~EggNog:ENOG410PM8B;~InterPro:IPR007219;~PFAM:PF04082;~go_function: GO:0003677 - DNA binding [Evidence IEA];~go_function: GO:0008270 - zinc ion binding [Evidence IEA];~go_process: GO:0006351 - transcription, DNA-templated [Evidence IEA]), with translation MFHILHDLTFEAEYQQFCHDSSSVTTAWIALLFAILGIAVTALEDDEPLLSDLGREKTVTRNIKILSSRYRSASLRCLAADDVLSRHSINSLQSLILINYARVHRGLPTWTLLGFTHHVAISMGCHVDPDRFPLGPIEREERRRAWAGVTMLYTTQNSVFGHLGHHIPSQGVKPPLEINDVDLLTGSLSEQSTRPTQMTYFLLEFRLDRVLSMICQTLFSFCPKFSLSQLEAQVLAVHEICDRRYQVNPNLEPLPVHHVANLNILYSYIHQLLLLLLRPGLCCYLQGEFTPETYAARTKCVASAKASLSIYHSLHESPQFASYKWYNCGLGSFHAFHAAVVLSVALMYPESQFEFVEIKDMLWKSMDVFAALSNRSNFCSKAVPVLRRLIDMACTRGQQAVLTVDPNTGLISSPSDLTQDLSPIAPEYIMEPLFAQLQPQSWVSPTSVYWDGWKFLFERG, from the exons ATGTTTCATATTCTGCATGACCTGACATTTGAGGCCGAATACCAACAGTTTTGTCATGATTCCAGCAGCGTCACAACAGCATGGATCGCGCTACTGTTTGCCATTCTGGGAATTGCCGTCACAGCGCtcgaggatgacgagccGTTACTTTCCGATTTAGGGCGGGAGAAGACTGTCACCCGTAACATTAAAATCCTATCATCGCGGTATCGATCTGCCTCACTGCGCTGTCTGGCCGCAGATGATGTCCTCTCTCGTCACTCCATCAATTCTCTCCAATCACTTATCCTGATAAACTATGCCCGTGTTCACCGGGGGCTTCCTACCTGGACTCTTTTAGGCTTCACACATCATGTCGCCATATCCATGGGCTGTCATGTTGACCCAGATCGATTCCCGCTTGGGCCTATTGAGCGTGAAGAGCGCAGACGAGCTTGGGCAGGAGTAACCATGCTTTATACTACTCAGAATTCAGTATTTGGCCATCTTGGCCATCACATCCCCTCTCAAGGTGTGAAGCCTCCCTTGGAAATCAACGACGTGGACCTACTCACGGGGTCTTTATCTGAGCAATCGACCCGTCCAACGCAAATGACGTATTTCCTGCTTGAGTTTCGATTGGACAGGGTCTTATCTATGATCTGTCAGACACTTTTTAGCTTCTGTCCCAAGTTCAGCCTCTCTCAACTTGAGGCGCAGGTTTTGGCCGTTCATGAGATCTGTGACAGGCGATATCAGGTTAACCCCAACCTTGAGCCTCTGCCAGTACATCATGTCGCCAATCTCAATATCCTTTATAGCTATATCCACCAGCTACTTTTGCTTCTACTTCGACCAGGTCTCTGCTGCTACCTCCAGGGTGAATTTACACCAGAAACGTACGCCGCGAGAACGAAATGTGTGGCTTCTGCAAAGGCATCTCTCTCAATCTATCACTCGCTCCATGAGTCGCCCCAGTTCGCCTCATACAAATGGTACAACTGTGGGCTTGGAAGCTTCCATGCTTTCCACGCAGCTGTAGTCTTGTCAGTGGCATTGATGTATCCTGAGAGTCAATTTGAATTTGTCGAGATAAAAGATATGCTCTGGAAGTCAATGGACGTGTTTGCTGCTCTATCAAATCGCAGCAATTTCTGCAGCAAAGCGGTCCCTGTCCTGCGTCGGCTCAT TGACATGGCCTGCACCAGAGGCCAACAAGCAGTCTTAACTGTAGACCCAAACACGGGTCTCATAAGCTCCCCAAGTGACCTTACGCAGGACCTGTCGCCCATAGCTCCCGAGTACATCATGGAGCCGCTCTTTGCCCAGCTCCAACCTCAGAGTTGGGTCAGTCCCACGTCTGTTTATTGGGACGGTTGGAAGTTCCTTTTTGAACGAGGGTAG
- the hxt8 gene encoding putative MFS monosaccharide transporter (Hxt8) (COG:G;~EggNog:ENOG410PK2K;~InterPro:IPR005828,IPR003663,IPR036259,IPR020846;~PFAM:PF00083,PF07690;~TransMembrane:11 (n3-14c32/33o48-69i81-102o108-124i136-156o168-190i255-276o288-310i322-339o351-370i391-409o421-440i);~go_component: GO:0016020 - membrane [Evidence IEA];~go_component: GO:0016021 - integral component of membrane [Evidence IEA];~go_function: GO:0022857 - transmembrane transporter activity [Evidence IEA];~go_process: GO:0055085 - transmembrane transport [Evidence IEA]), which yields MAAWFTIGVALFAAIGTFLFGFDTGIATTTIAHQSWINYMNNPSNGLTGAVVSVYIAGEAVGALTQTAVGDKLGRLRFMELLCVVVTIGTVIQTASVNIGMFLAGRALAGYAVGGLVATVPIYLSEISDPRYRGLIGGISGCGISFGTMASNWIGYACSYAPYGPVQWRLPLGIQVPWGVIMFFGLITFMPDSPRHLIRKGKVEQAQVQYKRIRRGVPADELQQEFAAMVAQIEYEKEREITSYKDIFRLFRRRALVSITVQTMTSLTGVNVIQYYQTTLYKSLGIDSHTILALAAVYGTVAFIFNCLTTKYLTDQWGRRKMLLSGLGGIIIVEIYAAVMQREFQNTDNRVGKGFAILGIYLFVVAYYGMLNSTTWLYGAEVLPIALRSKVMGLAAASHFIVNVAITEAGPSAFANIGENYYYVFVACTVFFFTVAYFYFPETKQRTLEEIAASFGDKVITSDKRGDGEDEDPDAKCNSERVEVVYDERA from the exons ATGGCTGCGTGGTTTACGATTGGCGTTGCGTTGTTTGCTGCAATCGGAACCTTTCTTTTC GGATTCGATACGGGCATCGCTACGACAA CAATCGCTCATCAAAGCTGGATAAACTACATGAACAACCCTTCCAATGGCCTCACCGGTGCT GTTGTCTCAGTTTACATTGCCGGCGAAGCAGTCGGCGCACTCACTCAGACTGCGGTCGGAGATAAACTTGGACGTCTTCGATTTATGGAGCTACTGTGTGTAGTCGTCACAATTGGTACAGTCATTCAGACAGCTTCAGTCAATATCGGAATGTTCCTTGCTGGGCGTGCGTTAGCTGGCTATGCAGTCGG TGGTCTTGTCGCTACGGTTCCCATATATTTGAGCGAAATCTCAGACCCTCGCTATCGCGGCCTGATCGGTGGCATTTCAGGGTGCGGCATCTCCTTCGGAACGATGGCCTCCAATTGGATTGGATATGCTTGCAGCTATGCGCCTTATGGACCAGTTCAGTGGAGACTTCCTCTTGGCATACAAGTGCCTTGGGGTGTCATCATGTTCTTTGGACTGATCACCTTTATGCCCGACTCTCCGCGCCATCTGATCCGTAAAGGGAAAGTTGAACAGGCGCAGGTCCAGTATAAGAGGATCCGTCGAGGTGTGCCTGCGGATGAACTCCAGCAGGAGTTTGCCGCGATGGTGGCGCAAATTGAATATGAGAAGGAGCGAGAAATAACTTCCTACAAGGATATATTCAGACTGTTTAGACGCCGTGCATTAGT ATCGATTACTGTGCAGACCATGACCAGTCTTACTGGTGTGAATGTGATACAA TACTATCAAA CAACTCTATACAAATCCCTCGGAATAGACTCGCATACTATCCTTGCACTAGCCGCTGTATACGGCACAGTGGCATTCATCTTCAACTGCCTCACAACCAAATACCTAACCGACCAATGGGGTCGCCGGAA AATGCTTCTATCCGGCTTGGGCGGAATCATTATCGTTGAGATCTACGCAGCCGTCATGCAACGCGAGTTCCAAAACACCGACAACCGAGTCGGAAAAGGCTTTGCCATTCTGGGAATCTATCTCTTCGTGGTAGCATACT ACGGCATGCTCAACAGCACAACCTGGCTTTACGGCGCAGAAGTCCTCCCCATAGCCCTCCGGAGCAAAGTAATGGGTCTAGCCGCAGCATCACACTTCATCGTCAACGTAGCCA TCACCGAAGCCGGCCCCAGTGCATTCGCCAACATCGGCGAAAATTACTATTACGTTTTCGTAGCATGcactgtcttcttctttactGTGGCTTATTTTTACTTCCC TGAAACGAAGCAGCGCACACTCGAAGAGATTGCGGCATCCTTTGGAGATAAGGTCATTACATCAGACAAAcggggtgatggtgaggatgaggatccaGATGCGAAATGTAATTCTGAACGTGTTGAGGTGGTGTATGATGAGAGGGCCTGA
- the RPL44 gene encoding 60S ribosomal protein eL42 (BUSCO:EOG09265JX6;~COG:J;~EggNog:ENOG410PPND;~InterPro:IPR000552,IPR011332;~PFAM:PF00935;~go_component: GO:0005840 - ribosome [Evidence IEA];~go_function: GO:0003735 - structural constituent of ribosome [Evidence IEA];~go_process: GO:0006412 - translation [Evidence IEA]), which produces MVNVPKTRRTYCKSKECHKHTQHKVTQYKAGKASLFAQGKRRYDRKQSGYGGQTKPVFHKKAKTTKKIVLRLECTACKTKKQLSLKRCKHFELGGDKKTKGAALVF; this is translated from the exons ATG GTCAACGTTCCGAAAACCCGCCGGACGTACTGCAAGTCCAAGGAGTGCCACAAGCACACCCAGCACAAGGTCACCCAGTACAAGGCTGGAAAG GCCTCCCTGTTCGCCCAGGGTAAGCGTCGTTACGACCGGAAGCAGAGCGGTTATGGTGGTCAGACCAAGCCCGTCTTCcacaagaaggccaagaccACCAAGAAGATCGTTCTCCGTCTTGAGTGCACTGCTTGCAAgaccaagaagcagcttTCTCTGAAGCGCTGCAAGCACTTCGAGCTTGG TGGtgacaagaagaccaagggtGCTGCTCTTGTCTTCTAA
- a CDS encoding uncharacterized protein (COG:S;~EggNog:ENOG410Q2AA;~InterPro:IPR009097) — MQAPTAKHCLLSILGITSHYTLDPRSISGTWSLRSNRPFEKLPQVSSILPLRGTLCIPCAVSPGSTDRFHFTFLLGIWFTPPEQLHMTTLEIASCRPEPEVEGLVSHLQGSGVVPKLVDFLFHHRTRLVKPMISYDATAMALSFVPAAGEETTTAHNVDGDGYTYHHLRRDASSIVTATGLQMKPRYIALSAHITIARFITRDGFVIDNPNEAEDEAVDHARVAALVERVEKINEMLRTKYWFQGDGAISGKGEWLVGQEKGLEFCKGTSFYGGGKAVVAGKGFQ; from the coding sequence ATGCAAGCGCCAACGGCGAAACACTGCCTTTTGTCGATCCTCGGCATAACCTCACACTATACGCTCGACCCCCGCAGCATATCCGGGACTTGGTCGCTGAGGTCCAACAGGCCGTTCGAGAAATTGCCCCAAGTTAGTTCTATCTTGCCTTTGCGGGGCACTCTCTGTATCCCCTGTGCTGTATCGCCTGGTTCAACTGATCGGTTCCATTTCACCTTTTTGCTAGGCATATGGTTCACACCCCCAGAACAATTGCATATGACTACATTAGAGATCGCCAGCTGTCGACCTGAGCCGGAGGTTGAAGGATTGGTTTCTCATCTCCAGGGTAGTGGCGTCGTGCCGAAGCTGGTGGATTTTCTATTTCATCATCGAACACGGCTGGTTAAGCCTATGATCAGTTACGATGCAACTGCCATGGCGCTGAGTTTTGTCcctgctgctggagaagagacTACAACTGCCCACAATGTGGACGGCGATGGATACACTTATCACCATCTGCGACGTGATGCTTCGAGTATTGTCACAGCGACGGGATTACAGATGAAACCGAGGTATATTGCACTATCAGCACATATTACGATTGCGCGGTTCATCACCCGGGACGGATTTGTGATAGACAACCCCAATGAAGCGGAAGACGAAGCGGTGGACCATGCGCGGGTGGCCGCACTGGTAGAGAGGGTGGAGAAGATTAATGAGATGCTCCGGACGAAATACTGGTTTCAAGGAGACGGAGCCATCTCTGGGAAAGGGGAATGGCTTGTCGGACAGGAGAAAGGGTTGGAATTTTGTAAAGGAACGTCTTTCTACGGCGGAGGAAAAGCCGTTGTTGCCGGCAAAGGCTTTCAGTAA
- a CDS encoding elongin A domain-containing protein (COG:K;~EggNog:ENOG410PQMJ;~InterPro:IPR010684;~PFAM:PF06881;~go_component: GO:0005634 - nucleus [Evidence IEA];~go_component: GO:0070449 - elongin complex [Evidence IEA];~go_process: GO:0006368 - transcription elongation from RNA polymerase II promoter [Evidence IEA]), with the protein MPPPSLLQLCTATAIRNVKQLNDIGNIPYVLARPFLVKVESPEKLRTLELQSPHLMRDDEELWLEFIKRDIPRWDEYDLPEKPDCWYDVYCDLREQVQRAVEEDAEKLKMALDGISSERQEKSAKLVTDRRIIGLPRERPTARQRYASYDRRFGGSPTSSSSMPPWAFGRPRETKKKNSIFTATKRNNVLAVPTKHLNNRATQVRQAPRSLIEDHIRPAEPPVARRKEAPALRVPGRSRPQMSAPSVSQNSLEVGPSLREREARLRAITQSHSPATSDRPMAGRSAQTSQPTRGPSGSLSGAAAKKQTSQPLGSSTTSSHQKSTVEDIPASPPQPPRPAVVRKRPAPNLFIQPKKKKLN; encoded by the exons ATGCCGCCACCATCACTTTTGCAGCTCTGCACGGCGACTGCGATTAGGAACGTGAAAC AGTTAAATGACATCGGCAACATTCCCTATGTACTTGCTCGTCCATTTCTAGTGAAAGTGGAGAGTCCTGAGAAACTG AGAACTCTGGAGCTACAGTCTCCACATTTGATGCGAGATGACGAGGAACTCTGGCTAGAGTTCATCAAAAGAGATATCCCGCGATGGGACGAATACGATCTGCCTGAGAAACCCGATTGTTGGTATGACGTATATTGTGACCTCCGGGAACAAGTCCAACGGgcagtggaagaggatgctGAAAAGCTGAAGATGGCTCTAGATGGCATCAGCTCGGAGCGTCAGGAGAAGAGTGCCAAGCTCGTTACCGACCGACGAATTATCGGTCTTCCCCGAGAGAGGCCGACCGCGAGGCAACGATATGCTTCATACGATCGGAGATTTGGCGGCTCACCAAcgtcgtcatcctcaatgCCCCCCTGGGCTTTTGGTAGGCCGAGggagacaaagaagaagaatagcaTATTCacggcgacgaagaggaataaCGTTCTTGCTGTGCCCACAAAGCACCTTAATAACAGAGCTACCCAGGTTAGACAGGCTCCGCGCTCTCTTATCGAAGACCATATACGTCCTGCTGAGCCCCCTGTCGCTCGACGCAAGGAGGCCCCAGCTCTGAGGGTGCCCGGTCGATCACGTCCCCAGATGAGTGCGCCCTCCGTGAGCCAGAATAGTCTGGAAGTTGGTCCCAGCTTGCGGGAAAGAGAGGCTCGTTTACGAGCAATAACCCAATCGCATAGCCCTGCCACATCCGATAGGCCTATGGCAGGAAGAAGTGCACAGACATCACAGCCAACGAGAGGCCCGTCCGGGTCTCTATCAGGGGCTGCGGCCAAGAAACAGACCTCCCAACCGCTCGGTAGCAGTACGACTAGCTCTCATCAGAAGTCTACCGTAGAGGACATACCAGCATCTCCGCCACAGCCACCCCGTCCGGCAGTGGTCCGCAAACGTCCTGCCCCGAACCTCTTCATTcaaccaaagaagaagaaactgaaCTGA
- a CDS encoding flotillin domain protein (COG:U,Z;~EggNog:ENOG410PKAY;~InterPro:IPR001107,IPR027705,IPR036013;~PFAM:PF01145), whose translation MWYAISRPSEYLVLTGAGIDDIKVCKKAFVWPFQRCSRISVAPYDFSLSLQAMTIEKLQFSLPAVFTIGPDNEPGALRKYALLLSGCTDEADPAQKRDLNSKAKQNHVQDIVRGIIEGETRVIVSSMSMEEIFKERQIFKTKVIENVQNELQQFGLRIYNANVKELQDTPGSEYFAFLSRKAHEGALNQAKIDVAEARMKGEIGEAEKKGRTKQEISKIDADTAVLETKRKAEKAKADSELTNRKTELDADVQLNKIAAQRQTEMRDAELQKQVESKRAETELERLRAEQVTKSKVERESSQEEADAAFYTEQKAADAELYKSKMEADATYYRQSKDADAAFYTQKREAEGILEMAKAYGALVDVLGGPQAFLQYRMLESGTYERLADANGRAISGLQPKITTWNTGDHGNGSPDAMAPIRNIMQGLPPILSTIHEQTGIAPPSWFAEMPKSKDLNGKPLQTESHPLN comes from the exons ATGTG GTACGCGATATCTCGACCGAGCGAATATCTTGTGCTCACTGGAGCCGGGATTGACGACATCAAAGTATGCAAGAAGGCATTTGTGTGGCCATTTCAGCGG TGTTCGAGGATATCTGTAGCACCGTATGATTTCTCGCTTAGCCTACAGGCTATGACaatcgagaagctgcagTTTTCTCTGCCAGCAGTGTTTACCATCGGCCCTGACAATGAGCCGGGCGCACTCAGGAAATATGCGCTGCTTCTTTCGGGCTGCACAGACGAAGCTGATCCTGCCCAAAAGAGGGACCTGAatagcaaagcaaagcagaacCATGTCCAGGATATCGTTCGAGGAATCATCGAAGGCGAGACACGAGTGATTGTTTCTAGCATGTCCATGGAGGAGATCTTCAAAGAGAGACAGATATTCAAGACGAAAG TAATTGAGAACGTTCAAAATGAACTTCAGCAATTTGGTCTAAGAAT TTATAATGCCAATGTAAAGGAGCTTCAAGATACCCCTGGAAGCGAatattttgcttttctgAGTCGCAAGGCTCACGAGGGAGCTCTCAACCAAGCTAAGATTGATGTTGCAGAGGCACGAATGAAAGGTGAAATTGGAGAGGCAGAGAAAAAGGGCAGAACCAAGCAGGAGATTTCCAAGATTGATGCCGACACTGCTGTTCTAGAAACAAAGCGCAAGGCAGAGAAAGCCAAGGCAGATTCAGAGCTTACGAACCGCAAAACTGAACTGGATGCTGATGTCCAACTCAACAAGATCGCAGCTCAGCGTCAGACGGAAATGAGAGACGCTGAGTTGCAGAAACAAGTGGAAAGCAAGCGCGCAGAGACGGAGTTGGAACGTCTCAGAGCCGAGCAGGTCACAAAAAGCAAGGTTGAGCGTGAGTCTTCCCAGGAAGAGGCAGACGCTGCCTTTTATACGGAACAGAAGGCGGCGGATGCAGAATTGTACAAAAGTAAAATGGAAGCAGACGCAACCT ATTATCGCCAGAGCAAAGACGCAGATGCAGCTTTCTACACTCAAAAgcgagaagctgaaggaatCCTCGAGATGGCAAAGGCATATGGTGCGCTTGTTGATGTTCTCGGTGGCCCTCAGGCGTTCCTGCAGTACAGAATGTTGGAGTCTGGCACTTATGAAAGGTTGGCCGATGCAAATGGTCGTGCCATCAGTGGCCTCCAGCCGAAGATCACCACTTGGAATACAGGAG ACCATGGAAACGGTTCGCCAGATGCGATGGCACCGATTCGAAATATTATGCAGGGCCTCCCTCCTATCTTGAGCACAATCCATGAACAGACCGGGATAGCGCCACCGTCATGGTTTGCTGAGATGCCAAAGTCCAAGGATTTGAACGGCAAGCCCCTTCAGACAGAGTCTCATCCTTTGAATTAA
- a CDS encoding putative tubulin-specific chaperone Rbl2 (COG:S;~EggNog:ENOG410PSB5;~InterPro:IPR036126,IPR004226;~PFAM:PF02970;~go_function: GO:0048487 - beta-tubulin binding [Evidence IEA];~go_process: GO:0007021 - tubulin complex assembly [Evidence IEA];~go_process: GO:0007023 - post-chaperonin tubulin folding pathway [Evidence IEA]), translating to MAPRSQLEIATASVERLVKEEASYHRELQEQTERVKKLESQEGGDDENREYTLRQERLALEETKKVLPTLKQKIEDAIAKLNSLLVEEGKKGPESNVEHINAAKEAIAKARTAEREIA from the exons atggctcctCGCTCTCAATTGGAGATCGCCACGGCATCTGTCGAGCGCCTGGTCAAAGAAGAGGCTTCGTACCACCGTGAGCTGCAGGAGCAGACGGAAAGAGTTAAGAAGCTGGAGTCCCAGGAGGGCGGCGATGACGAGAACAGAGAGTACACATTGAGGCAGGAG CGTCTGGCTCTCGAAGAAACCAAAAAGGTCCTCCCGACATTGAAGCAGAAGATTGAGGATGCTATAGCCAAGCTCAATAGTTTGCTG gttgaggaaggaaagaaaggcccCGAAAGTAATGTCGAGCATATTAATGCTGCGAAGGAAGCTATCGCCAAAGCCCGAACAGCGGAGCGGGAGATCGCCTGA
- a CDS encoding uncharacterized protein (COG:S;~EggNog:ENOG410PIZ9;~InterPro:IPR008501;~PFAM:PF05615;~go_component: GO:0000445 - THO complex part of transcription export complex [Evidence IEA];~go_process: GO:0006397 - mRNA processing [Evidence IEA]): MTSYGLLDQPDEDGLHKSRLLNVEEKPFKRISKRLLNNDSIVVSNATLPPTPPPDGADDDATAAAEAEKQKRLEEWRHFREDVALDFAAFEGSIARIQFLLTSNEKERERYATEKLRILDTMQSVRDNTAELRVQLEEAQRLLALRKSYDELAEKITSNRLLKPREDQQANLQKLQAEITELEKESKDYAHTWSERREQFGRIVEEGMQLRRLIRDEKEEVERREGMQEEEDGDDGDVPSKGKSSGANTPRHESDSLTPSQHGHDDLGRSPAGLQVEKTGTAGAVSPLRQMTTVDNENKITPDQDTSMEDEGEVPEELEEGEEVQDDRADKMDTT, encoded by the exons ATGACGTCTTACGGGTTATTGGATCAACCAGATGAAG ATGGTCTCCACAAGTCGCGCCTCTTGAACGTCGAAGAAAAGCCTTTCAAGCGGATTTCAAAACGCCTCCTCAACAATGACTCCATCGTAGTGTCCAACGCAACgctccctcccactcctccaccagatGGTGCAGACGACGATGCgacagcagctgcagaggcGGAGAAACAGAAACGGCTCGAGGAATGGCGCCATTTCCGTGAAGATGTTGCTTTGGATTTTGCCGCCTTCGAAGGCAGCATCGCGCGCATCCAGTTCCTCTTGACAAGTAATGAGAAGGAGCGCGAGCGCTATGCGACCGAGAAGCTTCGAATCCTTGATACAATGCAATCGGTGCGTGACAATACAGCAGAGCTGCGGGTACAGCTCGAGGAAGCCCAGCGTCTACTAGCATTGCGCAAAAGCTACGATGAATTGGCAGAGAAGATTACCAGCAACCGACTCTTGAAGCCGCGCGAAGATCAACAAGCCAATTTACAAAAACTACAGGCGGAAATCACGGagctggagaaagagagtaaAGACTACGCACACACCTGGTCTGAACGGCGAGAACAGTTCGGTCgcattgttgaagaagggatGCAACTCCGTCGGCTCATCCGtgacgagaaggaggaggtcgagcgCAGAGAAGGcatgcaggaggaagaagatggagatgacgggGATGTTCCCTCCAAGGGGAAATCCAGTGGAGCTAATACCCCTCGTCACGAGTCAGACAGTCTGACTCCTTCTCAacatggccatgatgatcttggGCGATCACCAGCAGGCTTGCAAGTGGAAAAGACGGGTACTGCCGGTGCGGTGTCACCTTTGCGACAAATGACTACGGTGGACAACGAGAATAAGATTACCCCCGATCAGGACACCTCAATggaagatgagggtgaggtCCCCGAAGAGctagaagaaggggaggaagtcCAGGATGACCGTGCAGACAAAATGGACACTACTTGA